The following coding sequences lie in one Agelaius phoeniceus isolate bAgePho1 unplaced genomic scaffold, bAgePho1.hap1 Scaffold_110, whole genome shotgun sequence genomic window:
- the LOC143692989 gene encoding olfactory receptor 14J1-like, which translates to MSNSSCIRHFLLLALADTRQLQLLHFCLLLGISLAALLGNGLIISAVACGHHLHTPMFFFLLNLALTDLGSICTTVPKAMHNSLWDTSNISYTGCASQVFFFLFFLGSEYFLLTVMCYDRYVSICKPLHYGTLLGSRACAHMAAAAWASAFLNALMHTANTFSLPLCHGNALGQFFCEIPQILKLSCSKSHLRELGLVAVSGCLALGCFMFIVFSYVRIFRAVLRIPSEQGRHKAFSTCLPHLAVVSLFLSTAAFAHLKPPSISSPSLDLALSVLYSVVPPALNPLIYSLRNKELKAAVWRLMTGCFQKH; encoded by the coding sequence atgtccaacagcagctgcatcaggcacttcctgctgctggcattggcagacacgcggcagctgcagctcctgcacttctgcctcttgctgggcatctccctggctgccctcctgggcaacggcctcatcatcagcgccgtagcctgcggccaccacctgcacacgcccatgttcttcttcctgctcaacctggccctcactgacctgggctccatctgcaccactgtccccaaagccatgcacaattccctctgggacaccagcaacatctcctacactggatgtgcttcccaagtctttttctttctgttcttccttggatcagagtatttcctcctgactGTGATGTGCtatgaccgctacgtgtccatctgcaaacccctgcactatgggaccctcctgggcagcagagcttgtgcccacatggcagcagctgcctgggccagtgcctttctcaatgctctcatgcacacggccaatacattttccctgcccctgtgccatggcaatgccctgggccagttcttctgtgaaatcccacagatcctcaagctctcctgctcaaaaTCCCATCTCAGGGAACTGGGGCTTGTTGCTGTTAGTGGCTGTTTAGCGCTTGGTTGTTTcatgttcattgttttctcctatgtccggatcttcagggctgtgctgaggatcccctctgagcagggacggcacaaagccttttccacctgcctccctcacctggctgttgtctccctgttcctcagcactgcagcgtttgctcacctgaagcccccctccatatCTTcgccatccctggatctggccctgtcagttctgtactcggtggtgcctccagccctgaaccccctcatctacagcctgaggaacaaggagctcaaggctgcagtgtggagactgatgactggatgctttcagaaacattaa